The sequence AAAGCTAGCACGTAGGGGAATTGCTTTTGGAAGTAGAAGAGGCATGTTGGTTAGAGCATCATCATCGCCTGAGTCAGCTGGGCCCTTTGAGTCTGCTGCTTCAATTGCTCCACTTCAGTTGGAGTCCCCAGTAGGCCAGTTTTTGTCTAAGATCCTAGTAAGCCACCCCCATCTTGTTCCCGCTGCTGTTGAGCAGCAACTTGAACAGCTTCAAACTGATCGTGAGGCTGAGAAACCGAAAGAGGAGCCTTCTGCATCTGGCACTGACCTAGTATTGTACAGGTTGGTTGAATTTATTTCAGCATAAGagggatttttttaattttattttttgtatatttttgctCTTGTGTTTTGAGCGTGACGTGGTTTTTTGGAACTATCAGGAGAATAGCTGAGGTGAAGGCAAATGAAAGGAGGAAGGCTTTAGAAGAGATTCTTTATGCATTGGTTGTGCAGAAGTTCATGGATGCTGATGTTTCTTTAATACCCGCCGTAGCCCCCTCCTCCACAGAGCCGTCTGGCCAGGTGGATGGGTGGCCAACCCAGGATGAGAAGCTTGAGCATCTACACTCTCCTGAAGCCTACGAGATGATACAGAACCACCTAGCTCTCATTCTTGGAAACAGGTTGGGTGACACAACATCTGTGGCGCAGATAAGCAAACTCAGGGTTGGGCAGGTTTATGCTGCATCTGTGATGTATGGATACTTCCTCAAGCGGGTTGATCAGAGGTTTCAGCTTGAGAAGACAATGAAAATCCTTCCAAATGCATCAGATGAGGAGGAAAGTAGCATCCGGCAAGCGGTGGGTGATGATTTCAGACCAAGTGGTGGAAAGGGAGCATTTCAAGCTGTTTCTTCCCACCCTGAAGTCACACCAATGACGGACGGTATTAGTCCTGATGGTTTTGGCCATGGGATAAAGGCCTCCCGCTTGCGGAGTTACGTGATGTCTTTCGATGGAGAGACACTTCAAAGATATGCGGCAATACGATCCAGGGAGGCTGTTAGCATTATTGAGAAGCATACAGAGGCCTTATTTGGAAGACCTGAAATCGTGATAACTCCTCAAGGAGCTGTTGATCCTTCCAAGGATGAACTCATCAAGATTAGCTTTGGTGGTCTGAAGAGATTAGTCTTGGAGGCTGTGACTTTTGGTTCTTTCCTCTGGGATGTTGAGAGTTATGTGGACACAAGGTATCATTTTGTTGCGAATTAAATCTCTCATACTCAATGATAGCCAAAACAAACATGGTGCAGGCACACTACTGATCAAACGCAAATGGTACCAGCCGAGTGTGAATTTGGCTACAAGAAGTACCAAGTATTTGAGTAATAGTATATGTACATAGCATCATAATATGTTTCCTGTTTTGAATTTGAGCTCTTTGAAATGTGTCTAGTTAGCAGCCGCTTTGGCATGAAGGTTTTGTGGGCTTCTTGTGTGGGCTCAAACGATCTTTATCCAACTGGGTTCATggttttatttactttttctcttttttgtgcatcGTGGGAGTGTCTCCAACGCGGGGTCCTGGTAGTGGTGGTGGAGTAAGCCCCGGGAAGTTTTCCTACACGGGGGGATCAATGTTAATTCGCTGTCATTTTAACACCGGCATTTAACGTGACAGAAACAGGGTGGAGCCGAAGAGGGAATTCGGGGTAGGGTTTTCTTGGATAACGAGTGCGTGTTTACCATATTAAAGAAagttttagccttttagggGGCAAAGTTTATATAGAGGTAATTTGCAGCAACAACGATTAAGAACAGGAGTCATTAAACTAATTATTTCAGCCACAACTTACCTTTCACCATTCTTACTATTGGAACTAATGGCTTGGGTGTAAGCCCAACCCGTTATTTGATTGTGAAACAAGTTGTAAAATAGTGAAAAGTACCAACCCGTTATTTGATTGTGAAACAAGTCATAAAATAGTGAAGAATATTGTTGGTTACAATCAGCCTATATGGGGGTAGTGGTTGGGCTTGGTTAAAGAATGTATGGGTCTATTGGATGTGTGTATAGGCGCGCACCTGGCCTGGTTcttatcaatggtatcgaagcTGTTTGATCTCTACGTATGTGGgtggtggaccgttgtactttgtttaatgttcttagaagtctagctcgctagtttagcttttgtacaacgtttagcaaggtaacgatgtgatagaccaagttatgtttgaaagtgcccaaaaaacgtgaaaagctcagctatggagagagttgagcaactccgtggcatcaaagtggaccgttgtactctgtttattgttcttagaaatccagcTTGCTAAACGTTGTGGTGTGGGTCGTGGGGGTTGATAATGCTATATTTATGTGGTGTTGATTTCGTAAGGCAAAATTTTACGTAAGAAAACTCATAAACAAATATGTCTAATTCGgttagaatatgatataaatgatgtTGAATATCCTAACGGAACACCCCAGATGAAAGTCTTAAAGACCCAAAAccaatatacacacatacatagtAGTACGGGTAAGGACCCCAGCCCAGTGAAAGACCCCCACTGAGTGCAATATCCCACATTGTCTATAGAGGGTGATCTATTTATAAGAAGGACAAATGTCTTCTTTAATCATccaacaagttttctaggtaGTGGCCTATTGTgcttgttggttacaaccagCCCATATGTGGGTAGTGGTTTGGCTTGTGTGGTTGGTTAAGGAATGTATGGGTCTGTTGGGTGTGTGTATAGGCGTGCACCTAGCCTGATTCTTATCAATAATCGAACTTAGGACCTCTCgcacaaaatagtgaaaaataagttagttttataagttgtgaaataagTTGTGGATGTTGGTGAATCATATAAGTGAcactaatttattaaaaaatattttatataaataaaattaatattaatattttaaaatgtttataatattatatatacaatattattttaataaaaaatgaaaaaaaaaataaaaactctaaaacaagtttcaatttaaaACTTATTTGTTTGGAGTTTATAAGAGCTTATAAGTTAATTTTTAAACTAGCTTATGTGGGGTGTTTGACACACTTAACTTATAACTTTATAAACTCCAAAATAAGCTCTGATTTTGACCCCATGGATCAATTCAGACATCTAAATCCACCTTTCCTAAGTCTCATCTCAAGGATCCTGAGGCTTTTCTCTCAACTCTTGAACTTTCCTCTAAAAATGTCCGCTCAACTTCCCTGTCCTTCGAacaactcctcctcctcctccactccCTTCTTTTCAGTTTGTTTTCTAGTTTGTTGATGTTCAGAACGGGTCAGGTCACACTAGATCAGAAATTGGTTATGTGTTGGATTTTCTCCTTCGACAATCGTTTGGAGCAGCTAATGGCTTGGGTCGGAGCTTGTCGTTGTGAGGAGTTCAACGGTGGTAAGGACTTGTCAAACCGATGTTGGAAACGGTTAGATCAGGCTTGTTTTTCCCAATAGTGGTCACGACTTCTCAATGCTTTTTTGGATGATATCCTCGATGTCATCTGTCGGTGTAGCTTGGGTTTTGTTCCTACATATCACGAGCTCATTCTTGGGGGTTTGATTTCGAAAATGATGTTCATATGATAATTTTTCAGCAATGACCGAAGGTGTAATCGCGAGGCTACAGTTCTCATAGAAAGTTTGGTCCTTGACGTCGTTCGGGGGTTTCTGACGAGGATCGGTTTTaggatttgtgtttttatgttcttcttttttaattttgtgattGTACTGCATCTTTATGGTGTCAGGAGTGTCCAGGAGTctcaattatttaatttattggaAAATGAATACAATAACATCTTTTgagcttttcaaaaaaaaaaatcatcctaTCTCAAACATAGTTTTTAAAACCGACCTGTGCATTGAACCGTGTAGATGAAAGGTTCAAGATTTTCGAGGTTCAACTAGTACGATGATGGTGAACTATAGGTttgttataatatatatatatatatatttaaatatataatatatgatttttacTTTGATGGAAGATGGGCTCAATGGATCAAGCATATCTGTATTGGGCTTAAGCCCATGCAATGATGTACCAAAGCCGTTGGTGTGGCACAACTGTTTAGTACTTTTGcttggaggaaaaaaaacacaataagaaataaaacaaaatcaaactttGTTGTGATATAATCGACTGCGGCACTATCTGGTATTTCCACGACAGTCTTTCTTCTCCAATATTCACCACTCACGTTGTAGCCATCTTCACGTCCGCCATCTTCGAACCGACCGAGATCTCATCATCAGGTTCGTACTTCAATTTATACTACCAACGAGTTTTCTGTGAAATGGGTGAGGGATTGTGATCTGATGCTGTCGTTTTGGTTTGTGAAAACTATGAGATTGAACGATTCGGCAGATACATGGAGGCTTTTGCGCCTGAGTTGAAGGTCGTCGCGAGTCGTCATCGGAACACATGTTTAGCCTAGGTCGAAAGTCGAAGGGGAAACCTCGAAAGAGAGAGGAAATCAATAAGCCGGTTTTATAAAAAACCGGCGGTTCACGGTTTCATAAAAAAAACCGATAGTTCAATCGTTTTTCTCCGGTTTGATGCTTATACGGTCTGATATCAGCAAACAAAACCGGCTGTAAACTATGATCTCAAGTACCTCATGTCAACAACTCACAACTTTCTATAAGTTACTGCCAAGTaacatttgttttaattttgaatagCAGATTTTCACTTGGGTGATAATTTCATGGATAAGGGTTATCTACATTTTCTCCCAAATTTATATGCTTGATGTCGTCTTTCGGTGTAGCTTGGGTTTTGTTCATACACATCATGCGTTCCTTCTTGGTGGTTTGTTTGTCGAAAATGATGTTCAGATGGTATTTTTTCGATGATGACTGAAGGTGTAATCACAAGGCTGCACGTTTGATTCTTTTGTGTTCCGGTCagatatatattttgttatgttgtttttatgttttgtttgtttaatccAACTTAACTCGTCGTCCAGGGGTGTGTCAGGCGAATACCAGTTTtagggtttgtgtttttttttacaattcttTCGATTATATTCTATTTTTATGGTGATATAAGTGCATATGAGTCTCAATTAcataatttattggataaataaatacaatacattttttaaaaaaaatcccatCTCAAGATCGTCAAGTCCAATAGTCAACAACGTACCGCTTTCTATAAGT is a genomic window of Tripterygium wilfordii isolate XIE 37 chromosome 16, ASM1340144v1, whole genome shotgun sequence containing:
- the LOC119981242 gene encoding UV-B-induced protein At3g17800, chloroplastic-like; translated protein: MRMEAVAASVVRSSFGVSRTLNSGSRSGFVTSNGPDFVRFCAKSQFAIKHYSSYRSKLARRGIAFGSRRGMLVRASSSPESAGPFESAASIAPLQLESPVGQFLSKILVSHPHLVPAAVEQQLEQLQTDREAEKPKEEPSASGTDLVLYRRIAEVKANERRKALEEILYALVVQKFMDADVSLIPAVAPSSTEPSGQVDGWPTQDEKLEHLHSPEAYEMIQNHLALILGNRLGDTTSVAQISKLRVGQVYAASVMYGYFLKRVDQRFQLEKTMKILPNASDEEESSIRQAVGDDFRPSGGKGAFQAVSSHPEVTPMTDGISPDGFGHGIKASRLRSYVMSFDGETLQRYAAIRSREAVSIIEKHTEALFGRPEIVITPQGAVDPSKDELIKISFGGLKRLVLEAVTFGSFLWDVESYVDTRYHFVAN